The DNA sequence CGAGTTCGCTGCCCGGCCATTCGCGTGGGGTCTGCAGAAGGGAGAGCAGATTCAGAAGCCGTACGGGTGTGTCGGTCATAACGCCAGCGTGGCAGGCATCTAGGACACAGCTTGACCTAGACGGGTCCTAGCGTGGGACACCCCGGAAGACGAAGTGGAAGGCAATACCCCGTGAGCTCCCCGAGCACCGATCCGAGCACTGATCCGAGCGCCGGTCCGGACACTGGTCCAAGCACTGGTCCAAGTGCTGGTACGCCCCTCGACCGCCGCCGCTGGATCGCGCTGGCCGTCGTGCTGACCGCGTCCTTCATGGACCTCGTCGACGTGACGATCGTCAACATCGCGATGCCCAGCATCAGCCACGACCTCGGCGCCTCGTTCAGCGTCCTCCAGTGGATCACCGAGGGCTACGCCCTCGCCTTCGCCGCCGGCCTGATCACCGGCGGCCGGCTCGGGGACATATACGGGCGCCGGCGGGTCTTCCTGCTCGGCATGGGCGGCTTCACCCTCGCCTCGATGCTCTGCGGTCTCGCCGGCGATCCGCACCTGCTCGTCGCCGCCCGCGTCCTCCAGGGCGGCACCGCCGCGCTGATGGTGCCCCAGGTGCTGGCGATCGTGCACTCCACCTTCCCGGCGCACGAGCGCGGCAAGGTCTTCGGCATGTTCGGCGCCATCGTCGGACTGGGCGCCGTCTCCGGCCCGATCCTGGGCGCGCTGCTCACCGAGTGGAACATCCTCGGCCTGGAGTGGCGGCCGATCTTCCTGGTCAACCTGCCCGTCGGCATCGCCGGGCTGATCCTCGGCCGCCGGTTCATCGCCGAGTCCAAGGCCGAGAACGCGCTCAGGCTCGACCTCGTCGGCGTCGCCCTCGCGACCGGTGGCATCGTCATGTTCCTCTACCCGCTCACCCAGGGCCGGGAGCTGGGCTGGCCGCTCTGGGGCTTCCTGCTGATGGGCGGCAGCGCCGTGGTGCTGGCCCTGTTCGTCGTCTACGAGCGCCACAAGAAGCGGAAGGACGGCTCGCCGCTGGTCGAGCTCTCCCTGTTCACCGTGAAGAGCTTCGCCGCCGGCATCGGCGTCCAGCTGGCCTTCGGCATCCTCTCCGGCATCTACTTCCTCTGCTGGACGCTCTACATGCAGCTCGGCCTGGGCTGGAGCGCGCTGCGGTCCGGCCTGACCGGCATCCCGTTCTCCATCGCCGTGTCGATCACGGCCGGCATGTCCGTCCAGAAGCTCGTCCCGCGCTTCGGCCGCAAGGTCCTCCAGGCGGGCGCGCTGGTCATGGCCGCCGGTGTGCTGCTCTACATCTGGGAGACCGGCCACTATGGCGCCGACATCACCTCCTGGCAGATGGCCCTGCCGCTGACGGTCATGGGCGCGGGCATGGGCTTCGTCGTCGCCCCGCTCACCGACGCCGTCCTCTCCGAGGTGCCCCGCGAGCACGCGGGCTCCGCGTCCGGCCTGATAAACACCACGCAGCAGCTGGGCAACGCGATCGGCCTGGGCCTCGTGTCGGTGGTCTTCTTCGGGGTCCTGGACGAGGACGCGGTCGCGAAGGGCCGGGGCGCCACGGCCTTCGGCGACGCGTACGGCAACGCCCTCTGGTGGGTCGCCGGCCTGCTCGTCCTCGTCTTCCTGCTCGTCTTCGCCCTCCCGCGCCGCTCCCGCACCGAGGTCCCGGTGGCGGACGCGGTGCCCGCGGAGAAGGGCGAGCCGATAGCCGCGTGACGACCTCGGGGACGGGGACGCACGTCGGCCCCCGCCGGGCCGCCACCGTGACGGTGGTCCGGGCGGGGGCCGACGCGTTCTCCGTGGCCCTGTGGTCCCGTGGTCCTGTTGTGGTCCCGTGGTCCCGTGGGTCATCCCCGGTCGAGACGCCTCACGAGCCGCTCCCGCACCGAGGGCCACTCCTCCCGCAGCATCGAGAAGTAGACGCTGTCCCGCCAGCTCCCGTCCGGCCGCTGCCGGTGCCGCCGGAGCGTCCCCTCGTGCACGGCCCCGAGCCGCCGTACCGCCGCCTGGGACCGCTCGTTCCGGTGGTCGATCTTCCAGAAGACGCGGCCCATGCCGAGCTCCTCGTAAGCGTGCGTGAGCAGCAGGAGCTTGCTCTCGGTGTTGACGGCGGTGCGCCAGTATTCCCGCCCGTACCAGGTCCCGCCGATCTCCACCTCCTCGTGCTCGGTGCTCGCCCCGAAGTAGCAGGTGATGCCGGCGGTCCGGCCGGTCGCGAGGTGGACGACGGCGAACGGGACGCAGGCGGGGTCGGCGAGCCGGCCCTTGACGATGGTGTGGAGCTCGTCCTCCGTGTGCGGGGTGAGGCTGAACGTCCAGCGCCAGACCTCGTCGTCGCCGCCGACCGCGCGGAACAGGTCGGGTACGTGCGTGTGGTCGAGGGGTTCCAGGCGGACGTGCCGGCCGGTCAGGGCGGTGGTGCGGGTGGGCAGCTTCGCGATCATGGCTCAGGAACGTAGGCGCATTTCGCACTAGGGGCAAGGGAGTTACGCACTAGTACGTAAGGTCGTGCCCGTTTCTGTCCGGCCGACTTCCGTAAGTGTTTACTTCGTGCCCGCAGCGCCCGTATTCTGCCGCTGATCCCACACAAGCGGGCGTAGAACGGAAGCGATCCCACATGTACGGACCGGAACGCCAGCAGGAGATCCTGCGGCTCGCGCGCGAGGGCGGGCGGGTGGACGTGCTGTCGCTGGCGGAGACGTTCCAGGTCACAGCGGAGACCGTGCGCCGCGACCTCAAGGTGCTGGACCGGGCCGGGCTGCTGCGGCGCGTGCACGGCGGCGCGATCCCTGTCGGCCGGCTGGACTTCGAACCGGACCTCGCGGAACGCGAGGCCACGGCGGCGGACGAGAAGGACGCCATCGCCAGGGCGGCCCTGGCCGAGCTGCCCGCCGGCGGCAGCGTGATCCTGGACGCCGGGACCACGGTGGCCCGCCTCGCCGCCCTCTTCCCGCTGGACGTCGGCCCCGGCGCCGAGCTGACGGTCGTCACGCACGCGCTGCCCGTCGCCGCCCGGCTGGCGGACCACCCGGGCATCGCCCTGCACCTGGTCGGAGGCCGGGTGCGGCACCGCACCCGGGCGGCCGTCGACGCCTGGGCGCTGCGCGCGTACGGCGAGGTCGCGGCGGACGTCGCCTTCGTCGCCACCAACGGCTTCTCGGCGGACGGCGGACTGACCACCCCGGACCTCGCCGAGGCGGCGGTGAAGCGGGCGACGATCGCCGCCGCCCGGCGCGTCGTCCTGCTCGCGGACTCCGGCAAGTTCGGACAGCGGCATTTCGCCCGCTTCGGCGACCTCTCCGACGTCGACCTGCTGATCACCGACACCGGGCTGAGCCCCGAGGACGCCCGCGCGATCGAACGCCGCGGCCCGGCGGTGATCCGCGCGTGATCCTCACCGTCACCCCCAACCCCAGCCTCGACCGCACCTACGAGGTCCCCGCGCTGCGGCGCGGCGCCGTCCTCCGCGCGGCGGCCGACCGCGTCGACCCGGGCGGCAAGGGCGTCAACGTCTCGCGCGCGGTCGCGGCGGCCGGCCACGCCACCACGGCCGTGCTGCCGCTCGGCGGCGCGGAGGGCGCCCTGCTGGAACGCCTCCTCCGTGAACAGGGCATCGACGTCGCGGGGGTCCCCGTCTCCGGCGCGACGCGGGTCAACGTGGCCGTCGCCGAACCCGACGGCACGCTCACCAAGGTCAACGCCGCCGGCCCCGAACTGACGGCCGCCGAGGCCGAGGCGCTGCTGGACAGCGTGGGGGAACGGTCGGCGGGCGCCGGCTGGATCGCCTGCTGCGGCAGCCTGCCGCGCGGACTCGCGCCCGAGTGGTACGGGCGGCTGGTGGCCCGCGCCCACGCCGCCGGGGCCAGGATCGCGCTCGAC is a window from the Streptomyces mobaraensis genome containing:
- a CDS encoding MFS transporter — translated: MSSPSTDPSTDPSAGPDTGPSTGPSAGTPLDRRRWIALAVVLTASFMDLVDVTIVNIAMPSISHDLGASFSVLQWITEGYALAFAAGLITGGRLGDIYGRRRVFLLGMGGFTLASMLCGLAGDPHLLVAARVLQGGTAALMVPQVLAIVHSTFPAHERGKVFGMFGAIVGLGAVSGPILGALLTEWNILGLEWRPIFLVNLPVGIAGLILGRRFIAESKAENALRLDLVGVALATGGIVMFLYPLTQGRELGWPLWGFLLMGGSAVVLALFVVYERHKKRKDGSPLVELSLFTVKSFAAGIGVQLAFGILSGIYFLCWTLYMQLGLGWSALRSGLTGIPFSIAVSITAGMSVQKLVPRFGRKVLQAGALVMAAGVLLYIWETGHYGADITSWQMALPLTVMGAGMGFVVAPLTDAVLSEVPREHAGSASGLINTTQQLGNAIGLGLVSVVFFGVLDEDAVAKGRGATAFGDAYGNALWWVAGLLVLVFLLVFALPRRSRTEVPVADAVPAEKGEPIAA
- a CDS encoding GNAT family N-acetyltransferase, translated to MIAKLPTRTTALTGRHVRLEPLDHTHVPDLFRAVGGDDEVWRWTFSLTPHTEDELHTIVKGRLADPACVPFAVVHLATGRTAGITCYFGASTEHEEVEIGGTWYGREYWRTAVNTESKLLLLTHAYEELGMGRVFWKIDHRNERSQAAVRRLGAVHEGTLRRHRQRPDGSWRDSVYFSMLREEWPSVRERLVRRLDRG
- a CDS encoding DeoR/GlpR family DNA-binding transcription regulator — translated: MYGPERQQEILRLAREGGRVDVLSLAETFQVTAETVRRDLKVLDRAGLLRRVHGGAIPVGRLDFEPDLAEREATAADEKDAIARAALAELPAGGSVILDAGTTVARLAALFPLDVGPGAELTVVTHALPVAARLADHPGIALHLVGGRVRHRTRAAVDAWALRAYGEVAADVAFVATNGFSADGGLTTPDLAEAAVKRATIAAARRVVLLADSGKFGQRHFARFGDLSDVDLLITDTGLSPEDARAIERRGPAVIRA
- the pfkB gene encoding 1-phosphofructokinase encodes the protein MILTVTPNPSLDRTYEVPALRRGAVLRAAADRVDPGGKGVNVSRAVAAAGHATTAVLPLGGAEGALLERLLREQGIDVAGVPVSGATRVNVAVAEPDGTLTKVNAAGPELTAAEAEALLDSVGERSAGAGWIACCGSLPRGLAPEWYGRLVARAHAAGARIALDTSGPALTAALRERPDVVKPNTEELAQAVGRPLTTVGDAARAAEELRGLGARTVLASLGADGQLLVDGSGTHYGTAPVTRVRSNVGAGDASLAGFLAAGGESPAALAAALAHGAAAVRLPGSAMPAPGDLEPSTVTVTRDVPGDRALTEPASGV